The following proteins are co-located in the Nerophis ophidion isolate RoL-2023_Sa linkage group LG04, RoL_Noph_v1.0, whole genome shotgun sequence genome:
- the LOC133551476 gene encoding uncharacterized protein LOC133551476 isoform X3, with amino-acid sequence MVHSKPPPQRGASQRRGAEVDLAAVLGVASLSLADSSPCWSADATAACPAPLSSLLNFAVSVQRKSSSSTSNDRPALGATVNGFLPPSCGLHGPLTKDIASHRFDSLFCNKVTRSVSWSLFQCLLCCSRRSPFQSPASSCAGLGRSVALGGSQSSDRSSGCLHSDSLLLLLPRLLLLLPFYTAGGDAQIEIRCVYYAPGSDRCSVATGTPASPFHCILRLMAAILSRTTVCPTPLSVRWLRLPTSTTVDFKVKRTRG; translated from the exons ATGGTCCATtccaaaccccccccccaacGCGGGGCAAGTCAACGGCGAGGAGCTGAGGTGGATCTGGCGGCCGTCCTCGGCGTTGCCTCCCTATCTTTGGCCGACAGCTCGCCCTGCTGGTCTGCAGATGCCACTGCCGCCTGTCCAGCCCCGCTTTCCAG TCTGCTTAACTTCGCGGTGAGTGTCCAAAGGAAGTCGTCCTCTTCCACCTCCAATGATCGACCTGCGTTGGGCGCCACTGTGAAtggcttcctgccgccatcgtgtgggttgcatggaccattaacgaaggacatcgcttcgcacaggtttgactctttattttgcaataaagtcaCTCGCAGTGTCAGTTGGTCGCTCTTTCAGTGCCTCCTTTGCTGTtcgcgccggtctccttttcagtcgcctgcgtcttcctgtgctggtcttGGTCGCTCCGTGGCTCTAGGTGGTTCTCAGTCGTCTGATCGTTCATCTGGCTGTCTTCACTCTGactctctcctactccttctgccacgattgctcctccttctccccttttatacagcaggaggagatgcacagattgagatcaGGTGTGTGTATTACGCACCTGGTTCCGATCGCTGCAGCGTTGCTACAGGCACGCCCGCCTCTCCGTTCCACTGCATACTCCGCCTCATGGCCGcgatcttgagtaggaccacggtttgtcctaccccgctgtcggtccgttggctccgcctccccacatcaacaactgtagattttaaagTAAAAAGAACCAGAGGCTGA